Proteins encoded by one window of Asterias rubens chromosome 18, eAstRub1.3, whole genome shotgun sequence:
- the LOC117302633 gene encoding metabotropic glutamate receptor 2-like yields the protein MISALVKQETWTSEQDLYVKTHGFKNRNVFCEFGAAGIVASMSYNFLLLLACCFFAYKARNVPGNFNEARFYVISIYTNMLPIAAAVPLFLNAALVIQIAVAVCLMPIFNGYVTLLVVYLPKLYVILTNKTDEGGRDRSLGEPSRMGTSSSPQDRRSFVMGKGSGNKVQPFDISNTGGDD from the coding sequence ATGATCAGTGCACTAGTGAAACAAGAAACCTGGACCTCTGAACAAGACCTCTACGTCAAGACGCATGGTTTCAAGAACAGGAACGTCTTCTGTGAATTCGGAGCTGCAGGGATAGTAGCATCGATGTCTTACAACTTCTTACTGCTCCTTGCATGTTGCTTCTTCGCTTACAAAGCTCGTAACGTCCCCGGTAACTTTAACGAGGCGCGGTTTTACGTGATCAGCATTTATACCAACATGTTACCGATTGCGGCTGCCGTGCCTCTGTTCCTAAACGCGGCACTAGTCATACAGATCGCTGTCGCAGTCTGTTTGATGCCTATTTTTAATGGATACGTTACTTTGTTGGTTGTTTACCTCCCTAAGCTTTATGTTATTCTAACCAATAAGACAGATGAAGGGGGTAGGGATAGGTCACTAGGTGAACCGAGTCGAATGGGTACATCCTCTAGCCCTCAGGACCGTAGGTCTTTTGTTATGGGAAAGGGTAGCGGAAATAAAGTGCAACCGTTTGATATCTCAAATACGGGCGGGGACGACTAA